In one Lycium barbarum isolate Lr01 chromosome 7, ASM1917538v2, whole genome shotgun sequence genomic region, the following are encoded:
- the LOC132601582 gene encoding uncharacterized protein LOC132601582 translates to MDVIGPIEPVASNGHRFILVAIDYFTKWVKKVVADFVQNNIMCRFGVPESIITDNGATLNSHLLKDICEKFKIIHRNSTAYRPQMNGVVEATNKNIKRILRKMTDSYKGWHEQLPYALLGYHTAARISTGATPYLLVYGTEAVIPVEVKIPSLRIIQEEELDDVEWV, encoded by the coding sequence atggatgtcattggacCCATCGAACCCGTAGCCTCAAACGGGCATCGATTTATTTTAgtagccatcgactacttcaccaaatgggtgaaGAAAGTGGTAGCCGATTTCGTGCAAAACAATATCATGTGCCGATTCGGTGTACCCGAGTCCATCATAACTGATAATGGGGCCACTCTGAATAGTCATCTACTGAAGGATATCTGTGAGAAATTTAAGATCATTCACCGAAACTCAACAGCCTATCGGCCACAAATGAACGGAGTTGTAGAAGCAaccaacaaaaatatcaagaggatattgaggaaaatgacAGACAGTTACAAAGgttggcacgagcagttgccttatgcgTTACTGGGATACCATACTGCAGCTAGAATTTCAACAGGAGCAACTCCATACCTGCTGGTCTATGGTACTGAAGCAGTTATACCTGTCGAGGTTAAGATACCTTCCTTAAGGATCATCCAAGAAGAAGAATTGGACGATGTTGAATGGGTCTGA